A window of Leptospirillum ferriphilum contains these coding sequences:
- the rpsG gene encoding 30S ribosomal protein S7, giving the protein MPRRAGRVDRREVAPDAKFNSRLVSKIINVIMKKGKKSVAEQILYDSLDLMAAKTGGDSLKLFKQAIDNVKPAMEVKSRRVGGASYQVPVEIRPNRKISLALRWIVDSAYKRAGHSMEEKLAGELLDASNNTGGAVKKREDTHRMAEANKAFAHYRW; this is encoded by the coding sequence ATGCCGAGAAGAGCAGGGCGTGTCGATAGGAGAGAAGTTGCTCCTGATGCGAAATTCAATAGCAGACTTGTTTCTAAGATAATCAATGTGATTATGAAGAAAGGAAAAAAGTCTGTAGCAGAACAAATCCTATATGATTCCCTTGATTTAATGGCTGCCAAGACAGGTGGGGATTCATTAAAGTTATTTAAACAGGCTATAGATAATGTTAAGCCGGCAATGGAGGTCAAATCTCGCAGGGTTGGCGGTGCATCTTATCAGGTTCCGGTTGAGATTCGTCCTAATCGAAAAATTTCCTTGGCTCTTCGCTGGATTGTCGACAGCGCATATAAGCGGGCTGGCCATTCGATGGAAGAAAAGCTTGCTGGTGAACTGCTGGATGCATCAAACAATACCGGTGGTGCAGTCAAGAAAAGAGAAGATACTCATAGGATGGCCGAGGCCAATAAAGCATTTGCGCATTATCGCTGGTAG
- the rpsL gene encoding 30S ribosomal protein S12 gives MPTINQLVRQGRKQMAAKGKSPALTRCPQRRGVCVRVYTTTPKKPNSALRKVARVRMTNGFEVTAYIPGVGHNLQEHSIVLVRGGRVKDLPGVRYHIVRGALDAAGVANRKQGRSKYGAKKAKK, from the coding sequence GTGCCAACAATTAATCAGCTTGTGCGCCAGGGTCGTAAGCAAATGGCGGCAAAAGGCAAAAGCCCTGCATTGACAAGGTGTCCGCAGAGAAGAGGGGTCTGCGTCAGGGTATATACAACTACTCCGAAAAAGCCAAACTCTGCTCTAAGAAAGGTTGCCCGTGTTCGTATGACAAACGGGTTTGAAGTGACTGCGTATATTCCGGGAGTTGGCCATAACCTTCAGGAGCACTCTATCGTTCTCGTGAGGGGAGGAAGGGTCAAGGATCTTCCTGGTGTTCGTTATCATATCGTTCGTGGTGCTCTGGACGCTGCAGGTGTTGCGAACAGAAAGCAGGGACGTTCCAAGTATGGGGCTAAAAAGGCCAAGAAGTAG